A section of the Alkalihalobacillus sp. LMS39 genome encodes:
- a CDS encoding chemotaxis protein CheX — MKANHINAICRATKTILQSHFGVDVQQQKPTVNIGSVSSNQVSVLLGVKGQLSGQIICSFSKDTAQKLVGIMMGGMEITTLDEMGWSAVQEFGNWVAGTTATELSKEECIIDVTPPIVNDGESQFRSKQTFISIPHQSPIGEIDIHISVVESVVA; from the coding sequence ATGAAAGCAAACCATATAAATGCGATATGTAGAGCAACGAAAACAATTCTTCAATCACATTTTGGTGTTGATGTCCAACAACAAAAGCCAACCGTGAACATTGGCTCGGTATCATCAAATCAAGTTTCAGTACTACTAGGAGTAAAGGGCCAGTTAAGTGGGCAGATTATTTGTTCATTCTCCAAAGATACAGCTCAAAAATTAGTCGGAATTATGATGGGTGGCATGGAAATTACGACTTTAGATGAAATGGGTTGGAGTGCTGTTCAAGAATTTGGAAATTGGGTGGCAGGCACAACCGCGACTGAACTATCGAAAGAAGAGTGCATTATTGATGTAACACCTCCTATCGTGAATGATGGAGAATCCCAATTCCGTTCAAAACAAACTTTTATCTCGATTCCTCATCAAAGTCCGATTGGTGAAATTGATATTCATATTTCTGTTGTAGAATCTGTAGTTGCATAA